The genomic interval CAGCACCAGATCGCCGTCCCACAGGCCCAGTCCCAGATCCAGCGGTGCGGCGACCCCGAAGCCGAGCACCATGAGCCGCCGCCGCAGCCGTCGCCCCGCCGGTTCGAACAGCCCGGCCCGGAACAGCCGCGTGCCGAGCAGGAACAGCGCGACCGACATCGGGAACACGAAAACCGCCTCCAGCCGGAACATCCCGGCGTTCTCCACCCGGAACGACGCCAGCTCCCAGAACGAGCCGTCGGCGTACGGATTAGGGTCGAGCGGCCGGGCCTCGCCCGAATCCTGTTGTGCCGGTAGCGCCATCGCCGCCGCGATGGCCGTCAGCATCGCGACGTGCACCGTGGCCGCGACGACCAGCCAGCGGCGCTGGGCCCGCTCGCTCGTCGCGAGCAGGTACGCCACCACCGCCCCGGTGACCGCGTACCCCATCAGCACATCGAACTCGGCGACGAACAGGAAGTTCAGCAGCCCGTCGAGAAACAACAGCGCCGCCCGCCACGGATAACCGCCGGGCCAGGGCCGCCCGCCCCGCACCGCGGACCGCTGCTGAATGGCCAGCCCGATGCCGAACATGATGGTCAGCAGGCCGAGGAACTTGCCCTGCGCCAGCTGCTGCAGCACCCGTTCGGTCCAGCCCCAGCCGCCGGTCGGACCGCCGAGGTCCTGGACATATCCGATGAGACCCGCCGGATCGGTCAGGATCCAGATGTTGGTACCCAGCGTGCCCAGGATGGCGATCCCGCGCAGCACGTCGAGGGCGGGCAGTCGCGCGGGCCGGGGAGTGGCGGGCGGCGCGGCGAGATCGGGGCCGGGCGTGTCGCGCCGGGCGAGCGATTCGGTCATGCCGACCATTCTCATACGATCGTATGGTGCTGGTCGTCCGCCATCCGGAGGACATCGGCCTACGACCTGAGACCGACACCCGCGGGCCACGCCCGCACCCGGGATCGCCCCGGCCGCTCGCCGGTCGCCTAGGCTCGGGTCATGCAGCGCATCATCGGAATCGAGGTCGAGTACGGCATCTCCACGCCTACCGAGCCGTCGGCCAACCCGATTCTCACGTCCACCCAGGCGGTGCTGGCGTACGCGGCGGCGGAGGGCGTGCCGCGCGCCAAGCGCACCCGCTGGGACTACGAGGTGGAGTCGCCGCTGCGCGACGCTCGCGGTTTCGATCTGGGCCGGCTCAACGGGCCCGCCCCCGTGATCGACGCCGACGAGGTCGGCGCGGCGAACATGATTCTCACCAACGGGGCCCGGCTCTACGTCGACCACGCCCACCCGGAGTACTCCGCGCCCGAGGTGACCGACCCGCTGGACGCGGTGATCTGGGACAAGGCCGGCGAACGCGTGATGGAAGCCGCCGCCCGCTACGCCTCCAGCGTGCCGAACGCGCCCCGCATGCAGCTGTACAAGAACAATGTCGACGGCAAGGGCGCCTCCTACGGCACCCACGAGAACTATCTGATGAACCGCGACACGCCGTTCAATCAGATCATCGTGGGCCTCACGCCGTTCTTCGTGTCCCGGCAGGTGGTGTCGGGGTCCGGGCGCGTCGGGATCGGGCAGTCGGGCGACCAGGCCGGTTTCCAGCTGTCGCAGCGGTCGGATTACATCGAGGTCGAGGTCGGTCTGGAGACCACGCTCAAGCGCGGCATCATCAACACCCGCGACGAGCCGCACGCCGACGCCGACAAGTACCGCCGCCTGCACGTGATCATCGGCGACGCGAATCTGGCCGAGTGGTCCACGTATCTGAAGGTCGGCACCACGGCGCTGGTGCTGGACCTGATCGAGGCGGGGGAGGACCTGTCGGATCTGCAGCTGGCCCGCCCGGTCACCGCGGTGCACACGATCAGCCACGACCCCACCCTGCGCGCCACGGTGGCGCTGGCCGACGGCCGCGAGCTGACCGGCCTTGCGCTGCAACGGATCTACCTGGACCGGGCGGAGAAGTTCCACGGCCGCGAGGGCACCGACGACGCGCGCGTCACCGACGTCCTGGAGAAGTGGGCGCACGTGCTGGACCTGCTCGAGCGCGATCCGATGGAAACCGCCCACCTGCTGGACTGGACCGCGAAACTGCGCCTGCTCGAGGGCATGCGCAGCCGCGAGGGCCTGGGCTGGGCCGCGCCGAAACTGCACCTGATGGATCTGCAGTACTCCGACGTGCGGCTGGACAAGGGCCTGTACAACCGCCTCGTGGCGCGCGGTTCCATGGAGCGGCTGGTGTCCGAGCAGCAGGTGGTCGACGCGATGACCGCCCCGCCGACCGACACGCGCGCCTACTTCCGCGGCGAATGCCTGCGGCGCTTCGGCGCCGACATCGCCGCCGCCAGCTGGGATTCGGTGATCTTCGACCTGGGCGGCGACTCGCTGGTGCGCATTCCCACCCTCGAACCCCGCCGCGGCACCAAGTCGCATGTCGGGAAGCTGCTCGACGGTGTCGACACCGCCGCCGAACTGGTCGAACAGCTCACCACCTAGCGTGCCCGCGGTCGGGCGCGCCGGGCCGGAACGCAGGTCGCGGGCGGGCCACATTGCGAGGTAATCCGGCAAGTTGTCCCCGACGCTGGGTAGTGTTGAGGCACGAGCATCGGATTTTCTCCGATGCTCGCCGATATCAGTACAGAGGAGGTCGGCTGCTATGGCACAAGAGCAGACCAAGCGCGCCGGTGGCGGCGACGAGGATGACGAGGCGGTCGGCGCGGAAGCGGCCGGACAGGAACGTCGCGAGAAGCTGGCGGAGGACACCGACGACCTGCTCGACGAGATCGATGATGTGCTCGAGGAGAACGCGGAGGACTTCGTGCGCGCATATGTTCAGAAAGGCGGCCAGTGACATCAGGTGACCCCTTGCGGCTCCACACGGGGTACGCCCTGTCCTCCTTCTCCGAATACCTGCGTGAGGTAGCGCCGGAACTGTTGCCCGGCAACGGTTTCGGTCGCGCCGGCGCGGGCCCGGCGGGGGCGTCGTCGCAGGACATCGCCCCGCACGGCACCACCATCGTCGCGGTCAGCTACCGCGGCGGGGTGCTGATCGCCGGCGACCGGCGCGCCACCCAGGGCAACCTGCTGGCCAGCCGGGACATGGAGAAGGTGTACATCACCGACACGTTCTCCGCGGCCGGTATCGCCGGTACCGCGGGCGTGGCGGTGGAGATGATCCGGCTGTTCGCCGTGGAGCTCGAGTACTACGAGAAGATCGAGGGCGTCCCGCTGACCTTCGACGGCAAGGCCAACAAGCTGTCGAAGATGGTGCGCGACAACCTGCCCGCGGCCCTGCAGGGCCTCGCGGTGGTGCCCATCCTGGTCGGCTTCGACCTCGAGGCCACCGACCCGGCCCGGGCCGGGCGCATCGTGTCCTACGACGTGGTCGGCGGACGCAGCGAGGAGCGCTTCGGCTACACCGCCGTCGGCTCGGGGTCGATGTTCGCCAAGTCGTCGCTCAAGAAGACGTACCACCGCGACATCGACGAGGAGAACGCGCTGCGCATCGCCGTCGAATCGCTGCTGGACGCCTCCGACGACGACACCGCCACCGGCGGGCCCGATCTGATGCGCAACATCTTCCCCACGGCGGTCACCATCAATGCCGAAGGGGCGGAGGAGGTTTCGGACGAGCGGCTGGCGGAGATCGCCCGGGCGATCGTCGAGCGGCGCGGGGTGTCGGATCGGGAAGGGAGCGCCACAGCATGACACTGCCGTATTACGCGTCGGCCGAACAGATCATGCGCGACAAGACCGAGCTTGCGCGCAAGGGCATCGCACGAGGCCGCAGTGTCGTGGTGTTGGTGTACGACAAGGGCGTGTTGTTCGTCGCCGAGAATCCGTCGGCGACACTGCACAAGGTGAGTGAGCTGTACGACCGGGTGGGGTTCGCCGCGGTCGGCAAGTACAACGAGTTCGAGAACCTGCGCCGGCACGGGATCCTGCAGGCCGACCTGCGCGGCTACCAGTACGACCGCCGCGACGTGACGGGCCGGGCGCTGGCGAACATGTTCGCCTCGCTGCTCGGTTCGATCTTCACCGATCAACTCAAGCCGTTCGAGGTGGAGATCTGCATCGGCGAGGTGGGCTATCCGGAGCAGGCGCAGAACGCGGTCCTGTACCGGGTCAATTTCGACGGCTCCATCGTGGACGAGCGCGACTACGTGGTGATGGGCGGCAACACCGAGCCCATCGTCAGCGCGCTCAAGGAGACCTATCAGCCCGGCCTGGAGCTGCGTGCGGCGATCAAGCTGGCCTTGGAGGCGCTGCAGAAGGGCACCCCCGAGGGCGACAAGGACAAGCGAGTGCTCGGTGTCGGCACGCTCGAGGTGGCGACACTCGAGCAGGCCCGGCCGCGGCGGTCGTTCCGCCGCATCGCCGGCCCGCAGCTGGAGGCCCTGCTCACCGACGAGAAGACCGGTAAGAGCAAGGCGAAGCCGAAGGACTCCGGCCCCGAAACCCCCAGCGCGGGAGACCCTTCCAACGCCTAGCGCGTGTCGACCATGCCCCCTGCACCCCGACGGATGCAGGGGGCATGCTCATGCCCCAGGAAGGGTCGACCCGCTAAAAGCCGCCTTCTGATTACCTGTCCGGTTTGCGGTCCGGCTCGGTTTTCGGGGGTCACTGCGCAAGCGACGAAGGAGCAAGCAGTGACCCCCGAAAACCGAGCCACAGGGGACCGCAAACCCGCGGCGCCGAAGGCGTCGCCAAGAATATCGTTGCGAACCCGTTTGCATCGGCTTGGGCGCACAGCCCATTTCGGGCAGGGCATAGCTGTAATGTCGATGGTGTGCAGCGACGAATCATGGGGATCGAGACCGAGTTCGGGGTGACGTGCACGTTCCACGGGCACCGTCGGTTGAGCCCGGACGAGGTGGCCCGGTATCTGTTCCGCCGGGTGGTGTCCTGGGGCCGTAGCTCGAACGTGTTCCTCCGCAACGGTGCCCGTCTGTACCTCGACGTCGGCTCCCACCCGGAGTACGCCACGGCCGAGTGCGACTCCCTGGTGCAGCTGGTCACCCACGACCGGGCCGGTGAGCGGGTGCTCGAGGAGCTGCTGATCGACGCCGAGCAGCGCTTGGCGGAGGAGGGCATCGGCGGCGACATCTACCTGTTCAAGAACAACACCGACTCGGCGGGCAACTCCTACGGCTGCCACGAGAACTTCCTGGTCGTGCGGGCGGGCGAGTTCTCCCGCATCTCCGACGTGCTGCTGCCGTTCCTGGTCACCCGGCAGTTGATCTGCGGCGCCGGCAAGGTGCTGCAGACGCCGAAGGCGGCGACGTTCTGCCTGTCGCAGCGGGCCGAGCACATCTGGGAGGGCGTCTCCTCGGCGACCACGCGGTCGCGCCCGATCATCAACACCCGCGACGAGCCGCACGCCGACGCCGAGAAGTACCGGCGCCTGCACGTCATCGTCGGCGACTCGAACATGGCCGAGACCACCACCATGCTGAAGGTGGGCACGGCGGCGCTGGTGCTGGAGATGATCGAGGCCGGGGTCTCGTTCCGCGACTTCGCCCTCGACAATCCGATCCGCGCCATCCGTGAGGTGAGCCACGACCTGACCGGCCGCCGCCCGGTGCGGCTGGCGGGCGGACGCCAGGCCAGCGCCCTGGACATCCAGCGCGAGTACTACGCCCGCGCGGTCGAGCACCTGCGCAATCGTGACCGCGACCCGCAGGTCGACGCGGTGGTGGACCTGTGGGGCCGCACGCTCGACGCGGTGGAGGCGCAGGATTTCGCGAAGGTCGACACCGAGATCGACTGGGTGATCAAGCGCAAGCTGTTCCAGCGCTACCAGGACCGCTACAACATGGACCTGTCCGATCCCAAGATCGCCCAGCTGGATTTGGCCTACCACGACATCAAGCGCGGCCGCGGCGTGTTCGACCTGCTGCAGCGCAAGGGCCTGGCCAAGCGCATCACCGAGGACGAGGCGGTGGACGCCGCGGTCACCACGCCGCCGCAGACCACCCGCGCGAAGCTGCGCGGCGATTTCATCACCGCCGCCCAGGAGGCGGGCCGCGACTTCACCGTCGACTGGGTCCACCTGAAGCTGAACGACCAGGCCCAGCGCACAGTCCTGTGCAAGGACCCGTTCCGCTCCGTGGACGAACGAGTGGACCGCTTGATCGCGTCGATGTGACGGTCCTGCGCAAGCGGTGTCGATGCCGCTCCGTGGACGAACGGGTGGATCGCCTGATCGCGTCGATGTGACGGTCCTGCGCAAGCGGCGTGGATGCCGCTCGGTGGAATGTGTGGACCGCCCGATCGCGTCGATGTAGGCGAATCGATGGCTTAATCGTGCGCCGGGGCGCATGTGTCGGCGCGGGCAGATTACTCTGTGTCGCGTGGCGATATCCAAGGTCGAGCGGCTGATGAATCTGGTCATCGCGCTGTTGTCGACCCGGCAGTTCCTGACCGCGGAGCGCATCCGCGACAGCGTCGCCGGATACGAGGACTCCGCCAGCGACGAGGCGTTCAGCCGGATGTTCGAGCGCGACAAGAACGAGCTGCGCGATCTCGGCATCCCGCTGGAGGTCGGCCCGGTGAGCCGCTACTCCTCGCAGGAGGGCTACCGCATCAACCGCGACGCCTACGAGCTGCCCGATATCGATTTGACCAGCGAGGAGGCGGCCGCGGTAGCGGTCGCCGTGCAGCTGTGGGAATCTCCGGAACTCGCGACCGCGGCCGAGGGCGCGCTACTCAAGCTGCGGGCGGCCGGAATTCACGTCGAATCGGACGCGGCGCTGTCGTCGGTCCCGGCGGTACCGGCGCGCACCCGCGGGTCGGAGGCGGTGCTGGGCAGGTTGCTGGCGGCGGTCGATGCCGGGCGCGCGGTCCGCTTCGAGCACCGCATGTCGCACAACGCCCCCTACCTGATGCGCGACGTGGAGCCGTGGGGCGTGGTCACCCATCACGGGCGGTGGTACCTGGTCGGCCACGATCGCGATCGCGACGCCACCCGCACCTTCCGGTTGTCGCGCATCGGCGACGACGTCACCGCCTACGGGCCCCAGAACGCGGTCCACAAACCCGACGGCGTGGACCTGCGCGCGATCGTCGCGCGGGTGACCGGCGCGTCGCAGGTGACGGGCACGGCGACGGTGTGGGTGGCCGAGGGCCGCGGCCAGGACGTGCGGCGGCTGGGCGCGGCCGTGGAGGAACGCGAACTCGGTGGTCGCCCGGGCACCATCGTGGAGGTGCCCGTCCGCTCGCGGGACTGGCTGGCGCGCCTCCTCACCGGGCTGGGACCCGACGCGCTCGTCCTGGCGCCGGCCGACCTGCGCGAAGATGTCATCGCCCGGCTGCGGTCGGTGCTCGAGGGGACGGAAGTGGGGGCCACGTGAGCAGTCGGTTGTCCACGCGGCTGTCGCGGTTGCTGAACATGGTGCCGTACTTCCTGGCCAATCCCGGCATCAGCGCCGCGGACGCCGCCGCCGAACTCGGCGTCACCACCAAGCAGCTGATGAACGACCTGAATCAGCTGTGGATGTGCGGGCTGCCCGGCTACGGGCCGGGCGATCTCATCGACCTGTCGTTCTCCGAGGAGAGCATCGAGGTCACCTTCTCCGCGGGCATCGACCGCCCGCTGCGGCTGACCTCGACCGAGGCCACGGCGGTGCTGGTGGCCCTGCGGTCGATCGCCGACCTGCCGGGCATGGTCGATCCGACGGCCGCGCGCTCGGCGATGGCGAAGATCGAGTCGGCCATCGCCGGTGACCCCGGCCGCTCGGCCGGTCCCGAACCGGCCGCGCCCGTGGCGGCTCCCGCGGTGACGACCGTGCGCTCCGCGCTGGCGCACGGCCGCGCCCTGCGCCTGGTGTACTACTCGGCCAGCCGTGACGTGGTATCCGAGCGGGTGGTCGACCCGATCCGAATCGTGTTGGTGGACAACAACTCCTACCTGCAGGCCTGGTGCCGGGAGGCCGAGGGGGTGCGGCTGTTCCGGTTCGATCGGCTCGAGGAGGCTGCCGAACTGGACGAGCCCGCGCGCCCGCCCAGCCACGCCACCGACGAATCCGCGGCGCTGGACCTGTTCTCCGATGATCCCGCGATCCCGCTGGCGCGCCTGCTGGTCCACGCCGACTACGGCTGGGTGCTCGACCAGTACCCGATGCACCGGGTGGCCGTGCACCAGGACGGCAGCGTCGAGGCGACCATGCGGTTCGCCACGCTGGACTGGATGGCGCGGCTGCTGCTGGGATTCGGTTCCGGCGTCACCGTCCTGGGCCCGGCGGAGCTGGTGAGCGCCGTGCGTGAGCGGTCCGGCGCCGCGCTGGCCGCCTACGCCGCGCTCGCCGACGCGGGGGGCGCGGGGTACGACCGCACCGTGACCGAGGAGGTCGGTCCCGCGTGACCTTTCGCGTGACCGTGCTCGGCGCCGGCAGCGTCGGCGTGTTCGTGGGCGGAAAGCTGGCCGCCGCGGGCGCGGACGTCACCTTCGTGGGGCGGCCCCGGCTGCTCGACGAGATCACGACCGCGGGCCTGCGGCTCACCGATCTCGACGGCGGCGACGACCGCGTGGCGCCCTCGGCGTTCCGCACCGCCACCGTCCCCGACGACGCCGACTCGGCGGACCTGGTGCTGATCACCGTGAAGTCCGCGCAGACGGCGGCGGCCGCGCGCCAGCTCGCCGAGCGCGTCCGCCCCGGCACGGTGGTGCTGAGCCTGCAGAACGGGATCGGCAACGACACCGCGATCCGCGAGGTCCTGCCGTCCTGTGTGGTGCTGGCCGGAATGGTGATGTTCAACGTCGTGCACCACGACGGCGGCCGCTTCCATCGCGGCACCCAGGGCGGTCTGGCCGTCGCCGACGACGCGGCGCTGGAACGGTTCGCGCCGCTGCTGCGCCGCACCGGTCTGGAACTGGCACGCCATGCCGATCTGCGGGCGGTGCAATGGGCGAAACTGCTGCTGAACCTGAACAATCCCATCAACGCGCTGTCCGGGCGGCCGCTGCGCGAGGAGCTGGCCGAACGCGACTACCGCCGCTGCCTGGCGCTGGCCCAGACCGAGGCCCTGGCCGTGATGGGGCGCGCGCGGATCCGCCCGGCCCGGCTCACCGTGCTGCCGCCCGCACTGATGGCACGTTTGCTCACGGTGCCGGACGCGCTGTTCACCCGGGTCGCGGGCAGTGTGCTGGCGGTGGATCCGATGGCGCGCTCGTCGATGGCCGACGATCTGGCTCGCGGCCGCCGCACCGAGATCCGGTGGCTGTGCGGAGAGATCGTGAACCTGGGCAAGATGGTGGGGATGCCCACTCCGGTGAACGCCCGCTTGGCCGAACTGATCGAGGCCGCCGAGCACGGCGACACCCGGACGTGGCCGGGTCCCCACCTGCTGGCACAGCTGCGGGTGGCCCGCGACCACGCCGCCCGCCACCCGGCGAACGAGAGCTGACGAGCGGCTTCGCGTCTCACGAGGTCCGGTAGCATCGGACGTACCACAGTCTTTGGAGGTTATCGATGGGTTCACTCAGCCCGACGCACTGGCTGATCATCGCGGTGCTGGTGCTGGTTCTGTTCGGCGCCAAGCGGCTGCCGGACGCGGCCCGGGGCCTGGGGCGCTCGCTGCGCATCTTCAAGAGCGAGATGAGCGAGATGCAATCCGACAGCACACCGAAGCCGGAACAGCCCGCCAAGGCCCCGACCCAGGAACTGCCCCCGGCCCAGCCGACGACATCGGCGCCCGCGCCGAATCCGGAAACGCACAAGGCGTAGCAGATTCGTCGATCCCGGGATGAGGCGATCATCCCGGGTCGTGTTGTGTCCGGATCCGGTGACAGGCGATCAGCGAGGCAGCCACATCCATGCGCATACCGTTCGACCCCCGGCGCAGCCGGCGCAGGACGAATCCCGACGGCACCATGTCGTTGGTCGAGCACCTGCACGAGCTGCGGTCGCGGCTGCTCAAGTCATTGCTGGCCGTCGCGCTCACCACGGTCCTCGGATTCCTCTGGTACCAGCACGGCTTCCTCGGCATCGACAGCCTCGGCGACATCCTGCGCGGCCCGTACTGTGACCTGCCCGCCTCGCAGCGCGCCGCGCTGAGCCCCGACGGCGCCTGCCGGTTGCTCGCGACCGCGCCGTTCGAGCAGTTCATGCTGCGATTCAAGGTCGGCCTGACCGCCGGTGTGGTGATGGCCTGCCCGGTGTGGCTGTACCAGGTGTGGGCGTTCATCACGCCGGGCCTGTACGCCAAGGAACGCAAATACGCGCTGAGCTTCGTCGGTACGGGCGCGGTGCTGTTCGTGACCGGTGCGTTGCTGGCGTACTGGGTCGTCGCGCACGCGCTGAGCTTCCTGATGGGCATCGGCAGCAACGTCCAGATCACGGCGTTGAGCGGTTCGCAGTACTTCAGTTTCATCATTCAGCTGCTGATCATCTTCGGCGTGAGCTTCGAGACACCGCTGCTGATCGTGGGCCTCAACATGATCGGCGTGCTCAGCTACGAGAAGCTGAAGAAATGGCGGCGCGGGCTGATCTTCGGGCTGTTCGTGTTCGCCGCGGTCGTCACACCGCAGGATCCGTTCTCGATGCTGGCGCTGGCGTGCGCGCTGACGTTGTTGTTCGAGGTCGCCGTGCAGATCGCGCGGCTCAACGACCGTCGCCGCGCCCGCCGCGACGACTGGAGCAAGCTGTCCGACGACGAGGCCTCCCCGCTGGACGAGCGGCCCAGCGGTGTCGAGGCTGCGGCGCCGGTCGACCCGCCCGCGCCGGTGGATGTGGCCGAGCCGGTCGGGGCGGGCCCGGACAAAACCCCACGCCCGGTGTCGGACTACTCCGATACCCTCTGACGGTGACACTACGGTCGCTTTCCGGCGAACTCGCGGCATTCGCCGCGGAACTCGAATTCACGCTCGACCCGTTCCAGCAGCAGGCGTGCGAGTCCCTACAGGGCGGGCACAGCGTGCTGGTGTGCGCGCCGACCGGGGCGGGAAAAACCGTGGTCGGCGAGTTCGCGGTGCATCTGGCGCTAGCCGCCGGCGGCAAATGCTTCTACACCACGCCCATCAAGGCGCTGTCCAACCAGAAGTACGCCGACCTGGTCGAACGCTACGGCCGCGGGTCGGTGGGGTTGCTCACCGGTGACCAGTCGCTGCACCCCGACGCCCCGGTCGTGGTGATGACGACCGAGGTCCTGCGCAACATGCTCTACGCGGGTTCGGATGCGCTGCAAGGCCTTTCGTACGTGGTGATGGACGAGGTGCACTATCTCGCCGACCGGTTCCGCGGCGCGGTGTGGGAGGAGGTCATCCTGCATCTGCCGCCGGACGTACGCCTGGTCAGCCTGTCGGCGACGGTCAGCAACGCCGAGGAGTTCGGCGCGTGGATGGAGACGGTACGCGGCGACACGGCCGTGATCGTCGACGAGACCCGCCCGGTACCGCTGTGGCAGCACGTGCTGGTCGGCCGCCGGATGTTCGATCTGTTCGACCAGAAGTCCAGCGACCGGAAGGTGCTGGTCGACGAGGACCTGGTGCGCTACATCAAGCACCGCGAGCAGGCCGACCGGATGGAGAGCTGGGGCGGCCCGCGCGGCCGTGGCGGCGGGCGCCGGTTCTACCGGCCGCTGCCCCGCCCGGAGATGCTGGCCGTACTCGACCAGGAGGGCCTGCTGCCCGCCATCATGTTCATCTTCAGCCGCGCGGGATGCGACGGCGCGCTGGCGCAATGCCTGCGCTCCCGGCTGGATCTGAGCCGCGAGGACGACCGCGAGGTGATCGACGAGATCATCGACAAGCACACCGGCGACCTGCCGAAGGCCGACCTCGAGGTGCTGGGCTACTGGGAGTGGCGCGAGGCGCTGTACCGCGGGCTGGCCGCCCACCACGCCGGAATGCTCCCCGCCTTCCGGCACACGGTGGAGGAGTTGTTCGTGCGCGGCCTGGTGCGGGCCGTATTCGCCACGGAGACACTGGCACTGGGCATCAACATGCCCGCGCGCACGGTGGTGCTGGAACGGCTGGTGAAGTTCAACGGCGAGACCCACGCCGAGCTGACCCCCGGCGAGTACACGCAGCTGACCGGCCGCGCGGGGCGGCGCGGAATCGACGTCGAGGGACACGCGGTGGTGGTGTGGCATCCCGATGTCGACACCAGCGCGGTCGCGGGCCTGGCGTCCACCCGGACCTATCCGCTGCGCAGTTCGTTCCGGCCCGGCTACAACATGTCGATCAACCTGATCGACCGGCTGGGCGCGGCCGAGGCGCGGGCGCTGCTGGAGCGGTCCTTCGCGCAGTTCCAGGCCGACCGGTCGGTGGTGGGTCTGGTGCGCGGCATCGAACGCAACGAGGGCCAGGTGCGCAAGCTGCGTTCGCAGCTCGGCGACGAGGGCTTCATGGAGTATCTGTCGCTGCGCGAGCGGGTGAAGCAGCGCGAGCGCGATCTGGAGCGGCAGGGCCGCGCCGATCGGCGCGGCGCCGCGGTGGCGTCGCTGACCTCGCTGCGCCGCGGGGACGTGGTGGCCATCCCGTCGGGTCGCCGGCAGGGCCTGGCGGTGATCCTGGAACCCGATGCGTCCCCGGGTGATCCGCGTCCGCTCGTGCTCACCGAGGACAAGTGGGCCGGTCGGATCTCGGCGGCCGATTTCCCGACCCCGGCGCAGCCGCTGGGCCGGATGCGGCTGCCGCGTCACGTCGACCACCGCACCGCGCGCACCCGCCGCGACCTCGCCTCGGCGCTGCGCAGCACCGGCATCAGCGCGCCGGGGCGGCAGCGACGCGGCACGCGGTCCAAGGGCGGCGACGACCGGGAGTTGCAGAGCCTGCGGCGGGCGCTGCGCTCGCACCCCGCCCACACCCGGCCCGACCGGGAACAGCTGGCGCGCATCGGCGAACGGTACAACCGGCTGCAACGCGAGACGGAGTCGATGCGCCAGCAGGTGGCGGCCACGACCAATTCGCTGGCCCGCACCTTCGACCGCATCGTCGGACTGCTCGAGGAGCGCGGTTACGTCGACAATGGCGAGGTGACCGCCGACGGCCGCCGCCTGGCGCGCATCTACACCGAGGCGGATCTCGTTGTCGCCGAATGCCTCCGGGAGGGGCTGTGGCGCGGGCTGGGCCCCGCCGAACTGGCGGCGGTCGTGTCGATCCTGGTATACGAGTCGCGGCAGGAGACGGGCGGGTTCCTCGGACCGGCCGGGCCCACCCCGCCGATCCGGCGAGCGGTGGGTGCGACGGTCGGGGTGTGGAGCCAACTGCGCACCGACGAGGCCCGCCACAAACTGGCGCCCACCCGGGAACCGGATCTCGGCTTCGTCACCGGCGTGCACAAGTGGGCCCGCGGCGAGAGCCTGGCCGAATCCCTGCTCGCCGGTGGGGAACAGGGCAGTCCGCTGTCGGCCGGTGATTTCGTCCGGTGGTGCCGCCAGGTCATCGACCTGCTCGACCAGATCCATCAGACGGCCGACGACACGGAGGTCGCCGCCACCGCGGCCAAGGCGGTGAAGGCGATCCGGCGGGGCGTGGTGGCCGTCGACGCGGCCTAGTGGAGTAGGCGCGCCGCGAACGGGGAACACCGCGAACGACGCCAATCCGGACGCGGCGCAATCGACTGTGATTGGATGCTTGCGTGTACCGACCGTGGTGAG from Nocardia wallacei carries:
- a CDS encoding ubiquitin-like protein Pup, which gives rise to MAQEQTKRAGGGDEDDEAVGAEAAGQERREKLAEDTDDLLDEIDDVLEENAEDFVRAYVQKGGQ
- a CDS encoding DUF418 domain-containing protein gives rise to the protein MTESLARRDTPGPDLAAPPATPRPARLPALDVLRGIAILGTLGTNIWILTDPAGLIGYVQDLGGPTGGWGWTERVLQQLAQGKFLGLLTIMFGIGLAIQQRSAVRGGRPWPGGYPWRAALLFLDGLLNFLFVAEFDVLMGYAVTGAVVAYLLATSERAQRRWLVVAATVHVAMLTAIAAAMALPAQQDSGEARPLDPNPYADGSFWELASFRVENAGMFRLEAVFVFPMSVALFLLGTRLFRAGLFEPAGRRLRRRLMVLGFGVAAPLDLGLGLWDGDLVLFTRYGTAPLVSLGILALVAQFYVGRDAAGFTGRRFSEVGRMALSCYILQNLVASALCYGWGLGMAARVSPGDRVPFTMAVYLTVCVVMVVFAHLWLRLFERGPVEWLWHNSYRAITRRRAA
- the dop gene encoding depupylase/deamidase Dop produces the protein MQRIIGIEVEYGISTPTEPSANPILTSTQAVLAYAAAEGVPRAKRTRWDYEVESPLRDARGFDLGRLNGPAPVIDADEVGAANMILTNGARLYVDHAHPEYSAPEVTDPLDAVIWDKAGERVMEAAARYASSVPNAPRMQLYKNNVDGKGASYGTHENYLMNRDTPFNQIIVGLTPFFVSRQVVSGSGRVGIGQSGDQAGFQLSQRSDYIEVEVGLETTLKRGIINTRDEPHADADKYRRLHVIIGDANLAEWSTYLKVGTTALVLDLIEAGEDLSDLQLARPVTAVHTISHDPTLRATVALADGRELTGLALQRIYLDRAEKFHGREGTDDARVTDVLEKWAHVLDLLERDPMETAHLLDWTAKLRLLEGMRSREGLGWAAPKLHLMDLQYSDVRLDKGLYNRLVARGSMERLVSEQQVVDAMTAPPTDTRAYFRGECLRRFGADIAAASWDSVIFDLGGDSLVRIPTLEPRRGTKSHVGKLLDGVDTAAELVEQLTT
- the prcB gene encoding proteasome subunit beta — its product is MCSERRPVTSGDPLRLHTGYALSSFSEYLREVAPELLPGNGFGRAGAGPAGASSQDIAPHGTTIVAVSYRGGVLIAGDRRATQGNLLASRDMEKVYITDTFSAAGIAGTAGVAVEMIRLFAVELEYYEKIEGVPLTFDGKANKLSKMVRDNLPAALQGLAVVPILVGFDLEATDPARAGRIVSYDVVGGRSEERFGYTAVGSGSMFAKSSLKKTYHRDIDEENALRIAVESLLDASDDDTATGGPDLMRNIFPTAVTINAEGAEEVSDERLAEIARAIVERRGVSDREGSATA
- the prcA gene encoding proteasome subunit alpha; protein product: MTLPYYASAEQIMRDKTELARKGIARGRSVVVLVYDKGVLFVAENPSATLHKVSELYDRVGFAAVGKYNEFENLRRHGILQADLRGYQYDRRDVTGRALANMFASLLGSIFTDQLKPFEVEICIGEVGYPEQAQNAVLYRVNFDGSIVDERDYVVMGGNTEPIVSALKETYQPGLELRAAIKLALEALQKGTPEGDKDKRVLGVGTLEVATLEQARPRRSFRRIAGPQLEALLTDEKTGKSKAKPKDSGPETPSAGDPSNA
- the pafA gene encoding Pup--protein ligase; amino-acid sequence: MQRRIMGIETEFGVTCTFHGHRRLSPDEVARYLFRRVVSWGRSSNVFLRNGARLYLDVGSHPEYATAECDSLVQLVTHDRAGERVLEELLIDAEQRLAEEGIGGDIYLFKNNTDSAGNSYGCHENFLVVRAGEFSRISDVLLPFLVTRQLICGAGKVLQTPKAATFCLSQRAEHIWEGVSSATTRSRPIINTRDEPHADAEKYRRLHVIVGDSNMAETTTMLKVGTAALVLEMIEAGVSFRDFALDNPIRAIREVSHDLTGRRPVRLAGGRQASALDIQREYYARAVEHLRNRDRDPQVDAVVDLWGRTLDAVEAQDFAKVDTEIDWVIKRKLFQRYQDRYNMDLSDPKIAQLDLAYHDIKRGRGVFDLLQRKGLAKRITEDEAVDAAVTTPPQTTRAKLRGDFITAAQEAGRDFTVDWVHLKLNDQAQRTVLCKDPFRSVDERVDRLIASM